In Streptomyces erythrochromogenes, the DNA window GTGCCGTCGCCCGGTTCCGTACGTGTTGCCGTGTTCTGCATGGTCGCGCTTTCCCTCCCGTGGCGGCGGTGGTGACCGCTGTCGCGCACGCCCCCGTGCTGCGGGGACAGCCTGCCAAATGTCATCTGTCATACGGAAGCGGGGTCGAATTTTCGTATCAATTCGGATGTTCCTGGCCGTCGGGCTGGTGTGCGGGTCGCGGGCGGGGGAGCCTCTTGCCCCAGCGCATAGGCTGTGGTGAACCAGCCAGATCCAGCAGGGGGCTACCGCCATGACGACAGGTCGGCTCGGGCAGCAGGCCGCGCCACCCAACGCCGCTTACTCGGGGCAGGTCGTGCATTTCCCGGACCCGGTCCGGGCCGCTCGGCATCCCCACGGAGTGCGGATGGACGGCGACGGGTATCCGGACTTCTCCGCCTACGCGCGTGCGGCGGTGGAGATCGCCGAGCCGCCCGAGGGCTTCGGCGTGGACGAGTTGCGGCTGACGGACTACGTGTCCGCGAACGCGGCGATGAAGGCCGCGGGGCACGAGCTGTGGGACACGGTCGGGCCGGTCGGCACCCCGCACGGCTGGACCTGGCACCACGTGGCGGGTTCGCGGCGCATGGAGCTGGTCCCGGTCGAGGTGAAGGCGCTGCTGCGGCATCACGCGGGTCTGGCGACGGCTCCGGTGGACCACGAGAAGCGCGGGACGCGGCCGTTGCAGGAGGTGCGTCCGGTGCACATCGGGCTGCCGAAGTCCGTGGTGTCGGTTTCCGAGAGCCAGGTGCAGGGTGTCGAGGAGGACCTCGGCTACCGGCTGCCGGAGGCGTACCGCTCGTTCCTGAAGGCGGCGGGCGGCTGTGCGCCGGTGGGTGCCGGCCTGGACGTGGAGCTCGGTCTGCTGGTGGACCAGCCGTTCTTCACGGTGCGTGAGGAGGCGGCGGTCAACGACCTCGTCTACGTCAACAAGTGCCTGCGCGACCACCTGACGAAGGACTACCTGTGCGTGGCCTTCGCGCAGGGCGGGCTGCTCGCGCTGAAGGTGAAGGGCGAGGGCATCGGATCGGTGTGGTTCTCCCCGTACGACGACGCACGCGACCAGGACGGATGGTCGGTGCAGGAGCGCGTGGAGCGGCTTTTGCTGCCGTGCGGCGGTGATTTCGACTCCTTCCTGGAGCGGTTGGCGGGTAACCCGCCGGAACTGGAGACGGTGGCCGGTCTGATGGTGGACGGCGGATTCGCACGTTCGGTTCCGGTGGCGCGTGCCGGTTCGGATGAGGGGTGACGGCGCGGTGGTGACGTTTGCGCAGGCGCAGGAGCGCGCCGAGGAGTGGATCAACGGGGACGTGCCCGCGTACCAGCACCGGGAGGTGCGGGTACGGGAGTTCGGGCTCGGGTTCGTGGTGTGGGCGGAGGACCGTGCGGCGGGTCCGGTGTCGGGGGGCGGCCGGCAGCGGCTGGTCATCGCCCGGGACAGCGGCGAGGTGACGTTGTGGCCGGGGCTGCCGGTGGGTGAGGTGATTCGCCGGTACGAGGAGGAGTACGGGGCCGTGGCTGCGAACGCGGCTTCTGAGGCTTCGGTTCCGCCGCCGCGGATCGACTCGGAGCAGACCTCGTTCATGCTGAGTCCTCCGGAGTGGCTGCAGGAGGCGGCGGACCGGGCGGGGATTGCGCCGCGGTCGGCTGCGGCTTCTGCCCCGGCGTCCCCGGCGTCTGTGGCGTCGGACGCGGTGTCCGATTCCGCGTCTGCGTCTGCGTCTGCGTCGGCTTCGGGTTCGGGTTCGGCTTCGGCGGAGTCCGGGCCGGCTGCGGTTCCGGGTGCCGCGGACGCGGTGCCGTTGCGGCGCGGGGGCGAGATCCCGTACGAGCCGACCGCCAACGACGGGGTTCCGGCGACGCCCGCTGCCGCGGTGCCGATCGGGGCCACGCCGTGGGCGGGTACCGATGTGAACTCCGGCTCGGACGACGCGTCCGTGCCGCTGCCGGCGACCGTGTTCGCGCCGCCGCTGTCCGGGTCCGACCTGGAGGACGCGCCGTCGTCCGGGGTGGCTTCCGAGGCGAAGACGACGCTGATGCCGGGCGGCAGCCAGCTGCCGAGGACCGCCGTGGTGCCCGCGCTGGGGTCTTCGCCGCAGGACATCGCGGACGCGCCGACGAGCAGGGCCCGGGTCTCGCGGCCGGGCGCCGACGCGTCCTCGGGTGCGGGGCAGCCGTCTACGCCGCCAGCTCCTCCCGGTGCGCCGGGTGCCCCGGGTGCGCCCGGTGGCGGGCTCGACCATGCCGCGACGATGCTGGCCGGTCCGGCCGTGACGGGTCAGCCGCCGGCGCCTCCGGGTCCGCCCGGTGCGCCCGGTGCTCCGGGTCAGCCGCCCGCGCCTCCCGGCCCGCCCGGAACTCCCGGATCGCTGGGCCGTGGGCTCGACCATGCCGCGACGATGCTGGCCGGTCCGGCCGTGACGGGTCAGCCGCCGGCGCCTCCCGGCCCGCCCGGTGCTCCGGGTGCCGGTGCGCCCCAGCCTCCCGGCCCGCCCGGTCCTCCCGGTGCCCCGGGTGCGCCCGGTGGCGGGCTCGACCATGCCGCGACGATGCTGGCCGGTCCGGCCGTGACGGGTCAGCCGCCGACGCCTCCGGGTCCGCCCGGTGCGCCCCAGCCTCCCGGTCCTCCCGGTGCGCCCGGTGGCGGGGCCCATCACGCCGCGACGATGCTCGCGGGCCCCGGCGTACCGCAGCCTCCCGGTCCGCCGGGTGCTCCCGGTGCTCCCGGCGCGCCCGGGGGTGGGCTCGACCATGCCGCGACGATGCTCGCGGGTCCCGGCGTACCGCAGCCTCCCGGTCCTCCCGGCCCGCCGCCGGGCGGGCCCGCGGCGCAGCCGCAGGCCACCCCGACGGGTGCGCCCACGGTCGGCCCCGGCTACCAGGCCGTGCTGCGCTACCGCGCTCCCGACGGCTCCGAGCAGCAGCTCATCCGCCGCTCGGCGCCCGGTACCCCGCACCCGGAGTGGCAGATCCTCTACGAGCTGCGCGCGATGAACGTGCCGCCGCAGCAGGTGCTGGAGCTGCACACCGAGCTGGAGTCCTGTGAGCTGCCCGGCGGTTACTGCGCCCGGATGATCCGGGAGACGTGGCCGCAGGTGCGGATCACCAGCGTGGCTCCGTACGGGAAGGACCACGCGGGCCGCCGGCAGGGCATGCGGCACCTGCTCACCCACCAGGGAGAGCTGCACCAGGTCGCGGACGGTCCGGCGCGGCCGGCGCCGGTGCGTGCGCCGCTGCCGCAGGTTCCGCTGCAGCCGGCGATCCCGCTGGATGCGATCGGGCAGGAGCTGGCGGCTGCGTTCGGGCCGCAGGGCGTGTTCCGCTTCGACCAGCGGGCGGTGTCCCGTCAGGGTGTGCCGGAGATCGTGGCGCAGACGCTGATGTGGGCGGGCCTGCCCGTCGATTTCGGGCCGTTCTTCTGGGCGCAGGCGGTGCCGGGGCAGCCGGTGCCGACGCTGGCCGAGCTGGCGGCGCAGCGGCAGGTCCAGCCGGCGTCGGACGCGGGCTCGTACCTCGTGATCGGCAGTGACTTCGGCAAGGCGCTGTGCGTGCAGTACGGGACCGCGCACATCGTGGCGGTGCCGGTGGAGGGCGGTCCGGGCGGTGCTCCGGTGCCGCCGCAGTTCGTGAATTCGAGCCTGCCGCAGTTCGCGCGCTCGATGGCGATGCTGGGTCACATGTGGCGGCTGCGGCAGCATCTGACGCCGGAGCAGGCGGGCCGCTGGACCGTCGACTTCCAGGCGAATCTGGCGGGGCTCGACAGTGCGGCGCTGTCGTCGCCGGAGAGCTGGTGGTCGGTCCTGCTGGAGCAGATGTGGGACGGGCTGTTGTGATGTCCGTCTGATTGCGGCATTGCGCCATCGCGTGATCGGTTGAATGGCCGGGTCGGGACCCTCCGAGGGGGTCTCGGCCCGGCCATTCGGGCTTCAGGGATCAAATGGCGCATCCTTGACGGGAATCCCCGCGAGAGAGGCGCATCCAGGATGAGTGCACCCATTGCGACCGTGCGCGGTCGCGGCTACCGCATGGAAGAGGTCGACCGGTATCTCGCCCGGCTCTCCGGGAGCCGTGACGAGGCCTGGGAGCGGGTGGCGCGGCTGACGGTCCTGGCCAAGCAGATGGAGGCGGAGGCGGCACGGCTGCGCGAGGTCGTGGCCGGACTCGCCCCGCAGACGTACGACGAGCTGGGCGAGCGTGCCCGGCGGATCCTGCTGCTGGCGGAGGAGGAGGCCGAGGCCGTACGGACGGAGGCGCGGGCGGACGTGTCCGCGACGCTGGACGCGGCCGGGGTGCGTGCCGAGCGGGTGGCGGAGCTGGCGCGCGGCGACGCGGAGGCGGTGCGCGAGCAGACCGAGGTCCGGGCGCGGCAGGGGTTGTTGCGGGCGGAGCGGGAGGCGGACGACCTGCGGGCGGGAGCGCGCCAGGACGCTGCAACGTGGCGGGCGGACGCGGCGGCGGTGCTGGCGAAGGTGCGGCGGCGGGCGGAAGCGGCGCGGGTGGAGCGGGAGCGGGAGCAGGGGGAACGCTGGGAGGCGGCGGGGCGGGAGCTGGCGGCGCGGGAGGCGGAGCTGGACGCGCGCCTCGCGGAGTCGGAGCGGTACGCGGAGTCCGGGCTGGCGGAGGCGCGGCGGGGGTTCGCGGAGGCGGAGGAGGCGGCGCGGCACGGCCAGGAGGACGCGGAGGCGCGGGCCGCGGAGCTGGTCGCGCAGGCGAGGGTGGCGCAGGAGCGGATCTCGCGGGAGACGGAGCGGGTGCTGCGCGAGCATGTGGAGGCACAGGAGGAGATGCGGGCTCACATGGCGCATGTCAGGGCCAGTTTGTCGGCGCTGACGGGGAGGGCTCCGGCGGAGGGCTGAGGCCGTTGCCGTTGCCCTGGCCCGTGCCGCTGCCCTGCCCTGGCCGTTGCCCGGGGCAGGGGTGGGTCCCGGTACGTGTCTCCCGCCGCTGCCTACGGAAGGCGTCCTGAGGAAGTGTTCGATCAGCGGCGCGATCTGGGGGAGGTGGGTCTCCAGGGCGAAGTGGCCCGCGCCCTCGAAGACGTGGACGTCGGCGTCGGGGGCGTCGCGGAGGTAGGCCTTCGCGCCCGCCGGGGTGAAGAAGGGGTCGCCGGCTCCCCAGACGACCAGTACGGGTACGCGGGAGCTGCGCAGCCAGGCCTGCCAGGCCGGGTAGTGGGCGAAGTCGGAGGCGTAGTCGAAGGCCAGGTCGGCCTGGGCGTCGGTGCGGCCGGGCCGGCCGAGGCGGTGGCGGAGCTGCTGACCGACCCGAGGGCCGGGCAGGTGCGGGAGTGCGAGGCACCTGACTGCGTGCTGCTGTTCCTGCCCGCGCACCCGCGCCGCCGCTGGTGCGTGGCCGGTGTCTGCGGCAACGGGCCCGGGTGGCCCGCTACTACGCCCGTTACAAGGACGTCTGACGTCCGTGCCGGGTGACGGCCTGGGTGGGTTGTGCCGGGACGGTGGGGCCCTCGTAGCAGTACGGGTCGCTGCGCAGGCCCCGGGACGTGACCACCACCGTCAGGGGCGGCGTCGCCGTCGGCGGCAGGGTGGCCGTCAGGGCGCCGGTCAGCGGGTCGGGCCGTGCCTCCAGCGGGGTGTCGTCGACGGTGACGAGGGGCGGGCGGCCCGCCGGGTCGGGGGTGAAGCCGCCGCCCTCGACGGTGAGGCGGTCGCCGGAGAGCGAGGCCCCGGTGATCACCGGGTTGGCGCGGGTGGCCATCTTGTTGACGAGGTAGGCGCCGGCCGGGGCGCCCGTGAGGGCCCAGATCCCCTCGGGGAGGCGGGGGAGGCCCGCGCCCACGTCGGCGAGGAAGAAGAGGACGACGTAGAGCATCGTGACCGCGCTGAGGGTGACGTACTGGAGGTCGACGAGGTCGGTGCGGCCGCTGTCGTTCGCGATGAGCTCCCGCAGCGGGCGCCGGCCCGACGCGGTGGGCGGTGCGGCCGGTTTGGCGAGGCTGCCGCGTTCCACGCGCAGGCCGACGACCGTCTTGGCCGCGATCAGCGCCACGTACGGGCCGCCGAGCAGTGGCAGGTACACCGTCGTCAGGGTGGACAGCGGGCCGTCGGAGCCGCTGAAGTACTGCACGCCGCCGCCCGCGGTGAGGCCGTAGCCCAGGATGGCGAGCAGGAGCCAGACCAGGATCACGGTCCAGGCCAGGGCGAGCGCGATCGAGGTGGAGAGCCGGCCGTCGCGGCCGGTGATGAAGGCCGGGCTGGTGCGCAGCCGCAGGCAGATCGGGCCGGCCAGCGCGGCCAGTAAGAGCAGTGCGCACAGTGTGGATGCCATGGTGTCCCCCCGGATGACGGTGCTGCGTACGAGGGTCGCCGACTGCCCTGGTCATGACAAGGCGGCTCTCCGGCTACTCGTCGCGCAGTTCGGGGAGGACCGGGAACCTGCGGGGTGCCACCAGGAGCAGGACGAGGAGCGCGGCCACGGCGGCCGCCGTCGCGCCGAGGAAGATGTGCTCGACGGCGGCGGCCACTGCTTCGCGCAGGTGGTCGGCGGCGGCCCGGGGGAGCAGGCCCGGGTGTTCCAGGGCCTTGGCCACGTCGTCGAGGTGGCCCGGGACCCCCGGTGCGGGGGCGTCGGCCAGGCGGGCGGCGATGGTGGCGTTGGCGACGGCGGCGAGCAGGGCGGCGCCCACGCTCTGGCCGACCTGGCGGCAGAAGAGCACCGAGGCGGTGGTGGTGCCGCGCTCGGCCCAGCCGACGGTGGACTGGACGCCGACGATCAGCGGGAGCTGGAAGAGGCCGAGGGAGGCGCCGAGCAGCAGCATGACCAGTGCCGGCTGCCACGGCCGGGCGGGGTACGGGAGCAGGGTGAAGGAGTAGAGGATGACCGCGGCCAGGGCGATGCCGACGGCCGCGGTGTTGCGGAAGCCGATGCGCCGGTAGACGTGCTGGCTGAGGGCGGCGGTGACGGGCCAGCTGAGGGTCATCACGGACATGACGAGTCCGGCGCCGACGGGTCCGAGGCCGAGTACGGACTGGGCGTACGTCGGCATGAAGACCATCGGGGCGACCATCAGCAGGCCGAGGGCGCCCATGGCCAGGTTGACGGCGGCGATGGTGCGCCGGCGCCACACCCAGCCGGGCAGGATCGGTTCCTCCGCCCGCCGTTCCACCCGGACGACCACCGCGGCCAGTACGGCGCTCGCGCCCAGCAGGCCCAGGGAGGGGGCGGACAGCCAGGGCCAGGCGACGCCGCCCTGGACGAGGGCGAAGAGGAGGAGTCCGCCGCAGCAGAAGACGCCGAGGGCGCCCGCCCAGTCGACGCGGCCGCGGCGGCCGGGTGAGCGGACGGGCTCGGTCAGGTGGCGGGTGATCATCCACAGGGCGAGGGCGGCCAGTGGCAGGTTGATCAGGAAGATCCACCGCCAGTGGGCGTAGGAGGCGAGCAGTCCGCCGAGGGCGGGGCCGGCCACGGCCGAGGTGGCCCAGACGCTGGACATGCGGGCCTGGATCCTCGGGCGTTCCTTGAGCGGGTACAGGTCGGCGGCCAGGGTCTGGACGGTGCCCTGGAGGGCGCCGCCGCCGAGGCCCTGGACGATGCGGAAGGCGATGAGGGCGGCCATGTTCCAGGCGGACGCGCACAGCAGCGAGCCGAGGAGGAAGAGGGCGATGCCGAAGAGCAGGACGGGCTTGCGGCCGAAGGTGTCGGACAGCTTTCCGTAGACCGGCAGGGTGACGGTGACGGCGAGCAGGTAGCCGGAGAAGAGCCAGGAGAAGACGGAGAAGCCGCCGAGGTCGCCGACGATCTGGGGGACGGCGGTGGCGACGATGGTGCTGTCGAGGGCGACGAGGGCCATGCCGAGCATCAGCGAGACGACGACGGGGGTCGGGGGGCGTCCGTCCGGCGTGCCGGCTCCGACGCCGGTCGCGCCTTTGGCCGAAACGGCCGCACCGGGGGCGCCGCCCGCGCGCCCGGCGGGTATGCCGTCCGGACCTCCGTCCGTGCTGTCCGCTGCGGGCACCGAGATCCCTTCCCCTTGCACGTACTTG includes these proteins:
- a CDS encoding MDR family MFS transporter, which codes for MPAADSTDGGPDGIPAGRAGGAPGAAVSAKGATGVGAGTPDGRPPTPVVVSLMLGMALVALDSTIVATAVPQIVGDLGGFSVFSWLFSGYLLAVTVTLPVYGKLSDTFGRKPVLLFGIALFLLGSLLCASAWNMAALIAFRIVQGLGGGALQGTVQTLAADLYPLKERPRIQARMSSVWATSAVAGPALGGLLASYAHWRWIFLINLPLAALALWMITRHLTEPVRSPGRRGRVDWAGALGVFCCGGLLLFALVQGGVAWPWLSAPSLGLLGASAVLAAVVVRVERRAEEPILPGWVWRRRTIAAVNLAMGALGLLMVAPMVFMPTYAQSVLGLGPVGAGLVMSVMTLSWPVTAALSQHVYRRIGFRNTAAVGIALAAVILYSFTLLPYPARPWQPALVMLLLGASLGLFQLPLIVGVQSTVGWAERGTTTASVLFCRQVGQSVGAALLAAVANATIAARLADAPAPGVPGHLDDVAKALEHPGLLPRAAADHLREAVAAAVEHIFLGATAAAVAALLVLLLVAPRRFPVLPELRDE
- a CDS encoding SMI1/KNR4 family protein, with the translated sequence MTTGRLGQQAAPPNAAYSGQVVHFPDPVRAARHPHGVRMDGDGYPDFSAYARAAVEIAEPPEGFGVDELRLTDYVSANAAMKAAGHELWDTVGPVGTPHGWTWHHVAGSRRMELVPVEVKALLRHHAGLATAPVDHEKRGTRPLQEVRPVHIGLPKSVVSVSESQVQGVEEDLGYRLPEAYRSFLKAAGGCAPVGAGLDVELGLLVDQPFFTVREEAAVNDLVYVNKCLRDHLTKDYLCVAFAQGGLLALKVKGEGIGSVWFSPYDDARDQDGWSVQERVERLLLPCGGDFDSFLERLAGNPPELETVAGLMVDGGFARSVPVARAGSDEG
- a CDS encoding SUKH-4 family immunity protein; translated protein: MVTFAQAQERAEEWINGDVPAYQHREVRVREFGLGFVVWAEDRAAGPVSGGGRQRLVIARDSGEVTLWPGLPVGEVIRRYEEEYGAVAANAASEASVPPPRIDSEQTSFMLSPPEWLQEAADRAGIAPRSAAASAPASPASVASDAVSDSASASASASASGSGSASAESGPAAVPGAADAVPLRRGGEIPYEPTANDGVPATPAAAVPIGATPWAGTDVNSGSDDASVPLPATVFAPPLSGSDLEDAPSSGVASEAKTTLMPGGSQLPRTAVVPALGSSPQDIADAPTSRARVSRPGADASSGAGQPSTPPAPPGAPGAPGAPGGGLDHAATMLAGPAVTGQPPAPPGPPGAPGAPGQPPAPPGPPGTPGSLGRGLDHAATMLAGPAVTGQPPAPPGPPGAPGAGAPQPPGPPGPPGAPGAPGGGLDHAATMLAGPAVTGQPPTPPGPPGAPQPPGPPGAPGGGAHHAATMLAGPGVPQPPGPPGAPGAPGAPGGGLDHAATMLAGPGVPQPPGPPGPPPGGPAAQPQATPTGAPTVGPGYQAVLRYRAPDGSEQQLIRRSAPGTPHPEWQILYELRAMNVPPQQVLELHTELESCELPGGYCARMIRETWPQVRITSVAPYGKDHAGRRQGMRHLLTHQGELHQVADGPARPAPVRAPLPQVPLQPAIPLDAIGQELAAAFGPQGVFRFDQRAVSRQGVPEIVAQTLMWAGLPVDFGPFFWAQAVPGQPVPTLAELAAQRQVQPASDAGSYLVIGSDFGKALCVQYGTAHIVAVPVEGGPGGAPVPPQFVNSSLPQFARSMAMLGHMWRLRQHLTPEQAGRWTVDFQANLAGLDSAALSSPESWWSVLLEQMWDGLL
- a CDS encoding coiled-coil domain-containing protein, which gives rise to MSAPIATVRGRGYRMEEVDRYLARLSGSRDEAWERVARLTVLAKQMEAEAARLREVVAGLAPQTYDELGERARRILLLAEEEAEAVRTEARADVSATLDAAGVRAERVAELARGDAEAVREQTEVRARQGLLRAEREADDLRAGARQDAATWRADAAAVLAKVRRRAEAARVEREREQGERWEAAGRELAAREAELDARLAESERYAESGLAEARRGFAEAEEAARHGQEDAEARAAELVAQARVAQERISRETERVLREHVEAQEEMRAHMAHVRASLSALTGRAPAEG